Proteins co-encoded in one Arachis stenosperma cultivar V10309 chromosome 7, arast.V10309.gnm1.PFL2, whole genome shotgun sequence genomic window:
- the LOC130941207 gene encoding uncharacterized protein LOC130941207, translated as MADAPPPTPSELLRMVTELQQANQRMAEANQRMTEENQRMQQQIQQLANARLEHNNDRRERQENDDQRSEPTHVSETPQDDDADHRNEEAIPEDENDQPDNSAGPFTADIMNFQLPRQFTLPTTLTPYDGLGDPKQHIKKFRSIMIVNGASDPILCRCFPSFLDGPALDWFCSLPADSISRFQELAKQCEDHFAASAIYLHDSDYLNTIKQGPQESLKDYITRFTKIAMQIPDLHPEVHLHAIKSGLRPGKFQETIAVAKPKTLAEFREKAKGQIDIEELRQARQAEKSAFMKDDDKPRESKKNFKPVPRYESYTQFNTKRDDIIKEMLNSKLIKPPRKAGSYPEPKNVDKSKYCTFHQKHGHTTDECVIAKDLLERLAQQGHLDKFIAGHMQKRQIPSSDQPATTSSSKEKDKAPAQPRGVINCISGGYAGGGETNSARKRTYRAILAVEHSSSHSQPTPDVPEMTFGCSDFKSNHMNYDDPVVISIQLRDLIVRKVLLDPGSSADVLFFATFQK; from the coding sequence ATGGCCGATGCCCCTCCCCCCACCCCGTCTGAGCTTCTCCGGATGGTAACTGAGCTCCAGCAAGCGAATCAACGTATGGCTGAAGCAAACCAGCGCATGACAGAAGAAAACCAAAGAATGCAACAACAGATTCAACAATTGGCTAACGCTCGACTGGAACATAACAATGATCGTCGTGAGCGGCAGGAAAATGATGACCAACGGTCCGAACCGACTCATGTCTCGGAGACACCTCAAGACGATGACGCTGATCATCGGAACGAGGAGGCAATACCCGAGGACGAGAATGACCAGCCCGACAACTCGGCAGGACCTTTTACGGCTGACATTATGAATTTTCAACTGCCCAGACAATTCACGCTGCCGACAACGCTAACTCCCTACGACGGGCTAGGGGATCCTAAGCAGCACATTAAAAAATTCCGATCTATTATGATTGTCAATGGGGCATCCGACCCCATTTTATGTCGTTGTTTTCCTTCCTTTTTAGATGGACCCGCACTTGACTGGTTTTGCTCTTTGCCTGCAGATTCTATTTCCCGCTTCCAGGAGCTAGCAAAGCAGTGTGAAGACCATTTTGCAGCGTCAGCAATTTACCTGCACGATTCCGACTATCTAAATACAATCAAGCAGGGTCCGCAAGAGAGTCTGAAGGATTATATTACCCGTTTCACAAAAATCGCCATGCAAATTCCTGATTTACATCCAGAGGTCCACTTGCATGCAATTAAAAGCGGCCTCCGACCTGGCAAATTCCAGGAAACTATTGCAGTAGCCAAGCCAAAGACTCTGGCCGAGTTTAGGGAGAAAGCCAAGGGGCAAATAGACATCGAAGAGCTTCGACAAGCGCGACAAGCAGAAAAGTCAGCGTTCATGAAAGACGATGACAAACCTCGAGAGAGCAAGAAAAATTTCAAGCCCGTGCCGCGTTACGAGTCTTACACTCAGTTCAACACAAAAAGGGACGACATTATCAAGGAAATGTTAAACTCCAAGCTCATCAAGCCACCCCGTAAGGCCGGCAGCTACCCGGAGCCAAAGAACGTAGATAAATCGAAATACTGCACCTTTCACCAAAAGCATGGTCATACCACAGATGAGTGCGTGATTGCCAAGGATCTCCTAGAGCGCTTAGCGCAGCAAGGACACCTTGATAAATTCATTGCAGGACACATGCAGAAACGTCAAATTCCAAGCTCCGACCAACCTGCAACAACTTCATCATCCAAAGAAAAGGACAAAGCCCCGGCTCAGCCCAGAGGGGTGATTAACTGTATTTCAGGGGGATATGCCGGTGGAGGAGAAACAAACTCGGCAAGAAAACGCACATACAGGGCTATATTGGCAGTTGAACACTCTTCTAGCCATTCTCAACCAACCCCAGACGTTCCTGAGATGACTTTTGGCTGTTCTGATTTTAAATCCAACCACATGAACTATGACGATCCCGTGGTGATCTCGATTCAGTTGAGAGACCTTATTGTTCGGAAAGTGCTGCTTGATCCTGGGAGCAGCGCCGACGTACTATTCTTCGCCACATTCCAGAAATGA